The following coding sequences lie in one Musa acuminata AAA Group cultivar baxijiao chromosome BXJ1-8, Cavendish_Baxijiao_AAA, whole genome shotgun sequence genomic window:
- the LOC135680400 gene encoding probable calcium-binding protein CML46, which produces MEKPLPTAPYHSLALTEPIVLLFNKTISMGVVLKNKISMGFLFRHPAPCASGVVDRFRPGDSADGSEAPELTREDVETVMEIITGMPCGADGEQLEELRGVFEGEEPSLEEVAEAFSVFDDDGDGVIEPLDLHRVLCKLGFPEGAALEACRRMIAAYDENDDGRIDFKEFIKVVEGSFFD; this is translated from the coding sequence ATGGAGAAACCATTGCCAACTGCACCGTACCACTCCCTCGCACTCACAGAGCCCATCGTGCTCCTCTTCAACAAGACCATCTCCATGGGGGTCGTCCTGAAGAATAAGATATCCATGGGGTTCCTCTTCCGGCACCCAGCGCCGTGCGCATCGGGGGTCGTCGATCGTTTCAGACCCGGCGACTCGGCCGACGGTAGCGAGGCGCCCGAGTTGACCAGAGAAGACGTGGAGACGGTGATGGAGATCATTACGGGCATGCCTTGCGGCGCGGACGGTGAGCAGCTCGAGGAGCTGCGTGGCGTGTTCGAGGGGGAGGAGCCGAGCTTGGAGGAAGTGGCGGAGGCGTTCTCCGTCTTCGATGATGACGGTGACGGGGTCATAGAGCCCCTGGACCTGCATCGTGTTCTCTGCAAGCTGGGCTTCCCGGAGGGGGCGGCATTGGAGGCATGCCGACGGATGATCGCGGCGTACGACGAGAACGACGACGGGAGGATCGATTTCAAGGAGTTCATCAAAGTTGTGGAGGGCAGCTTCTTTGATTAa
- the LOC135588184 gene encoding granule-bound starch synthase 2, chloroplastic/amyloplastic-like: MDLFKLYEPMGGDHFNIFAAGLKTADRVITVSRGYAWELTTSEGGWGLHEIINENNWKFQGIVNGIDTVDWNPELDLHLQSDGYRNYSIETLQAGKPQCKAALQKELGLPVREDVPLIGFIGRLDHQKGVDLIAGAMPWIVGQDAQLVMLGTGRADLEEMLRKFDREHHNKVRAWVGFSVKMAHRITAGADVLLMPSRFEPCGLNQLYAMKYGTVPVVHAVGGLRDTVIPFDPFRESGFGWTFDRAEANKLINALGNCLNTYRNQKENWKGLQTRGMAQDLSWDNAAKHYEEVLVSAKYQW; this comes from the coding sequence ATGGACCTCTTCAAGCTGTATGAGCCGATGGGAGGTGACCACTTCAACATCTTCGCGGCCGGCCTCAAGACTGCTGACCGCGTGATCACCGTCAGCCGTGGCTACGCATGGGAGCTCACAACATCCGAAGGTGGGTGGGGACTCCATGAGATCATAAACGAGAACAACTGGAAGTTCCAAGGCATCGTCAACGGGATCGACACAGTGGACTGGAACCCTGAGCTGGATCTTCACCTGCAATCCGATGGCTACAGAAACTATTCCATTGAGACTCTGCAAGCCGGGAAACCACAGTGCAAGGCGGCGCTGCAGAAGGAGCTCGGCCTCCCTGTCCGCGAGGACGTCCCCCTCATCGGATTCATCGGCCGGCTGGATCACCAGAAGGGCGTCGACCTCATTGCGGGTGCGATGCCTTGGATCGTCGGGCAGGACGCGCAGCTGGTGATGCTGGGCACCGGACGGGCCGACCTGGAGGAGATGCTGCGCAAGTTCGACAGGGAGCACCACAACAAGGTGAGGGCGTGGGTGGGGTTCTCGGTGAAGATGGCGCACAGGATCACCGCAGGGGCGGACGTCCTGCTCATGCCATCGCGGTTCGAGCCCTGCGGGCTGAACCAGCTGTACGCCATGAAGTACGGCACGGTCCCGGTGGTGCACGCCGTCGGCGGGCTTCGCGACACGGTGATCCCGTTCGATCCCTTCAGGGAGAGCGGGTTCGGGTGGACGTTCGACCGGGCGGAGGCCAACAAGCTGATCAATGCGCTGGGGAACTGCCTCAACACCTACAGGAACCAGAAGGAGAATTGGAAGGGCCTGCAGACGCGAGGGATGGCACAGGACCTGAGCTGGGACAACGCCGCCAAACATTACGAGGAAGTCCTCGTCTCAGCTAAGTATCAGTGGTAA